In Cryptosporangium minutisporangium, the sequence ACCCACCCGCTAAGGCTTCGCTGGGGCTCACTTCTCATGATTGGCTGCACTCGGTCAGATTCGCGTCGCGCTGGACTTTCGTCCGCGCCGCTCCGCCCGCAGCAACCCTTCCAACCTAGCTCGGTCGGTCTCGCTCTGTCAACCCGGGGCCTTCGAGAGGAAGTTCCCGGACCGGTTGAGCAACCGCCCGGCGGTCCGGCGACCTACCGGAGTAGGTTTCCGTTCCGCGTCGCGCTCGTGAATCTTTCGATCCGCTCGCGGCGACGGGGTGAACTTTAGGCAGGGCCCGCATCGATCTGCAAATCGGCTGGTCAGCGGCCTTGCGGCCCCGATCGGCGCTCTGCACGGGACTCGCGCGACGACGGCACACGACCGTTCGGCTCCGAGCAGATCGCGTCAGAGGGTGGAAGTTGGGCGCCTGGGTAACCTTCCGGCGTGTCAGACCTCGCCCGACCGCAGCCCTCGTCGACGCCGACCGACCAGACGGCTCCGCATGCGCGGCGTCCCTACGTGGACAGCGAGGTGGGCCGGCTTCGTACGGTGATGCTGCACCGTCCAGGGCCGGAGCTCCGGCGGCTCACTCCACGGAACAACGGCTCGCTCCTCTTCGACGGCATCCCGTGGGTGGCCAGGGCCCAGGAGGAGCACGACGCGTTCGCGGAGGCTCTGCGCTCGCACGACGTCGAGGTGCTCTACGTCGACAAGCTGCTCGCGGAGGCGCTGGCCGATCCAGGTGCCCGCAAGGAGATCTCCGAGTCGCTCCTCGGTGACCGCCGCTGGGGTGACACGCTCCGCCGCCGCGTCGCCGACTACCTCGAGGACCTCGACGCGGAGGCTCTCGCCGCCACCGTCATCGCCGGCCTCGCTCACGAGGAGCTGCGCAACGGCGCTGGGCTCACCTACCGGCTGATGGATCAGCACGACTTCGTACTCGAACCGCTGCCGAACACGCTCTTCACCCGGGACTCCAGCGTCTGGGTGCGGGACGCCTCGGCCGTGACCAGCATGGCGATGCCGGCCCGGCTCCGGGAGAGCACGATCACCGGAACGATCTACCGCTGGCATCCGCGCTTCGCCGGCTCGTCCGCGCTGTACGGACGCGAACTGGAGCCGCTCGAAGGCGGTGACGTGCTGCTGCTCGCTCCGGGCGTCATCGCGGTCGGCGTCGGGGAACGCACGACGCCGGCCGGTGCCGAACGGCTGGCGAGCCGACTGTTCACGGAGGGAAGGGCCAGCTCGACCCACACCGTGTTGGCGGTCCCCATCGCACAGCAGCGCGCGACGATGCACCTCGACACGGTGTGCACGATGGTCGACCTGGACGCCGTCGTCGCCTACCCCGCGGTGGCCGACACGCTGGTGGCGTATCGGCTCACCCCGGGTGTCGACGGCGAACCGACGGTGAGCGGCCCGGTGCCGTTCCTCGAGGCCGCGGCCGAGGCCATGGGCGTCGACCGGCTCCGGGTGATCCCCACCGGCTTGGACCCGGTTACCGCTGAGCGCGAGCAGTGGGACGACGGCAACAACACGCTCTGCATCGCGCCGCGGCTGGCCGTCGCGTACGAGCGGAACGTCGAGACGAACGCCCAGCTCGAGGACTCCGGGATCGAAGTCATCCGGATCCCCGGCAGCGAGCTCGGATCGGGTCGCGGTGGTCCCCGGTGCATGTCCTGCCCGATCGTCCGCGACCCGCTGACGGACTGACGCGCGGCTACCGCAGCGTCAGCTGGCGGCCGCGCAACCCGTCCCGCGCTCGACGCTCGGCCGAGTTCAACGGATCCGTCACCGCGACGGCGTCCGCGTAGCGCTTGGCGAGATCGGCCAGCGGCTGCTCGTACTCGGCCGGCTCGGGATCGCGCGGGAGGTCCCAGACCGGCGCCAGCAGCCCGTGCGCCCGGAACGCGCCGACGTACCGCCCGGTCGAGCCGAGCGCGAGGTCGCCGGCGGCGTGCAGCCGAGCCAGCGCATCGAGGGCCACGTCCTCGGGCTCGGGCAGCACCCACCGCAGGTGTGCCTTCTCGGTGACCTGGCACCAGTACGCCGCCGGCGCCGACGGCACCGCCACGGTCGGCAGGATCGAGGAGTTCGCCTGTTCGAGACTGCCGGCGATCTCTGGGTCGTCCGGCCGCGGATCGTCGAGCCAGTAGTCGAACGTCGAGTGGACCGTCACGTCCAGCTGCCCGTCGTCGGCCAGCAGATCCTGCAGCCGGGGACCGGGCCCCGG encodes:
- a CDS encoding DUF5926 family protein yields the protein MGKRGRREKKTRDVFVGRPFEGLATEAEWVALRELVPAATAPLALADHPDRPVILTTVLPMALPALVKPDGRILLSVQMPARSGDLSRDLATVLEDALRAEPGNYVGATGLPGPGPRLQDLLADDGQLDVTVHSTFDYWLDDPRPDDPEIAGSLEQANSSILPTVAVPSAPAAYWCQVTEKAHLRWVLPEPEDVALDALARLHAAGDLALGSTGRYVGAFRAHGLLAPVWDLPRDPEPAEYEQPLADLAKRYADAVAVTDPLNSAERRARDGLRGRQLTLR
- a CDS encoding arginine deiminase codes for the protein MLHRPGPELRRLTPRNNGSLLFDGIPWVARAQEEHDAFAEALRSHDVEVLYVDKLLAEALADPGARKEISESLLGDRRWGDTLRRRVADYLEDLDAEALAATVIAGLAHEELRNGAGLTYRLMDQHDFVLEPLPNTLFTRDSSVWVRDASAVTSMAMPARLRESTITGTIYRWHPRFAGSSALYGRELEPLEGGDVLLLAPGVIAVGVGERTTPAGAERLASRLFTEGRASSTHTVLAVPIAQQRATMHLDTVCTMVDLDAVVAYPAVADTLVAYRLTPGVDGEPTVSGPVPFLEAAAEAMGVDRLRVIPTGLDPVTAEREQWDDGNNTLCIAPRLAVAYERNVETNAQLEDSGIEVIRIPGSELGSGRGGPRCMSCPIVRDPLTD